GATCCAGCGGCGCATCCGCGAACAGGCGCTGCCCGCCGGCGAATTTCCTGCCGGTCCAGTAGTCGTACCAGGCCGAACCCTTCGGAAGATAGACCTCGCGGCCGGCTCTCCCTTTTTCGACCATGGGAGCAACCAGAAACGCGGGGCCGAACATATATTCATCTTTGAGATTCCGGACCTCGGGATCCTGCGGAAAATCCATGAACAGCGCCCTCATGAACGGGGCGCCCGTTTCGGTTACTGAATGTGCCAGAGAATAAATGTAAGGCAGCAGCCGGTAGCGCAGGCGCAGATATTTGGCCAGGATCCTCTCGACGCCTTCACCGAAGGACCAGACTTCATTTTCCGGGATCGAACCGTGAGCTCGAAATGTGGGACAAAAGGCTCCATATTCGAACCAGCGGATGTACAGCTCGGAATACTCATCCCGGGCGGAACTGCCGCTGGATGCCAGGGGGGGATAACCGCCGCCGACGGCAGAAGACCAATAGGCCAGACCGGAAGCCGTCATGTTGAGGCCTGCCGGGATCTGGCGCTTCAATGCCTCCCATTGCGGGCTTGTGTCCGACGAGCCGAAGGTGGTTCCGTACTGCTGGGCGCCCAGGTAGGCCCCACGCGAGAGGATCAGGCACCTCTCCTTGGCGTCGTGACGGTGCCCTTCGTAGACGGCTTTGGCCTGCATCAACGGAAAGAGGTTGAGAATCCTGGCGCCCATGCCGGCGTTGAATACCAGGGCAGACGGTATGAGGTCGGATTGATTCCCATCCAGCCACCAGCTCGTGAACCCCTTGGCAGCGTAATTCTCCTGGATGTTGTTCCAGAACCAGGACGCGCAGGAAGGTTTGGTGGTATCGATCAAGGCGCTGCGCGTGTCCTGGGCCGGCTTGCCATCTTTGTCATTGCCGAGGCAGCCCATGGCCTCGAGGGTGTCGAACTGGGACGATCCCAATTGGATGCGGGGCCAGCAGGAAATCATGAGCTTGAAACCCAGCCTGTCGAGCTCGGCATTCATGCTGCGAGGATCGGACCATTGCTTGTCATCAATGCCCATCTCTCCCAGGTTTATCGCCAGCATGTCGGCCGGATATCCCTTTTCGCGGTATTTGCGCGCAACCTGCAGGAGTTCATCCTGTGTCTTGGATCCCAGCTTGGCCTGGATGTACCCGAGAGCGGATTTTGGGGGAAGCGGAGTCACCCCCGTCAGGAAGCGATATCCTTTATATATGTCGTCAGTCGTGTTGCCGTAGATAACGAAGTAGGAGAGAGCGTCGCCGACCTCTGCATCCCAGGTGGTCACGCCTGTTTTTCCGGGAGTGACAGTCGTTTTCGAAGGGTTGTCGAAAACGAGACCATATTTTCGGTTTGTTACCAGAAAAGGCACGGCGACGGCTTCACCTTCGGCCGGCTGATAGTCGTGCCAAAGCCGAACCGTTTCTCCCCGGTGATCCATCCAGCCATTCCCATGTTGCCCGAGGCCGTAATAGGCCTCATCGTCGGGCGCGACGAACTCGGCGTGTACGTTGAAAGTATCTTCGCCCGATACCCGGGCGTCTTTCAAGTGGTACCGCCTCGAGGACAAGAGGACATTCTGCTTCTGGTCAAGAAAGGTAATTTGAGCCGTTTTGCGGTCCACGCTAGCTGTCAGCTGGGCGGTGGAGAGTCTGAGCGATCCCACAGTGGCGTCAACGCGATACTTTGGGTTTGATGGGCTCGCGCTGAATCCCCAAAGAGGCAAGGCCGTTTTTTCCGGGCCGGGGAAATAGCGAATTTGTATGATGTTGTCTGCGTAGGGTTTGATAATCAAAACACCTGCGTCGCATTTGAGGACCGCTTCCTGATTGATATGCTCGAAACTGGTTACCCGCTGGGGCGCGTGGATGGAATCGGACGGCGCCGGATCCTGGCCTGCGGTGAGGACAATCCCCAGGAGCGGGCCCAAAGCCAGGAGCGGAACCGTCGAAGAGACTCTCCTGCGGAGTGCGCGGATGGGCATGGTTTCTCCCCTCTTGCCCGAGTTACGAAACCCCGCCAATTCTAGCAGGGATAGTCAGGAGGCACAGGATAAAAAAATCAATGCAAACCGCAATCCAGCTCTCCCACAGTATCAATCGGACCGAACCGGCTGCCGCGTGAAGAAAAATCTCAGCGCAGAGGGTGCGGGGCACGCCGGGTTGAAACTCTTTCCTTGACATTGATTGGTTGCGTTTTTCCCTGCGGTCTCTGCGTTCTCAGCGTCGAGATGTTTCCCCTCTCGCCGAAGTGCCGCCACATCTTTCGCCTTGCCTTTCCGCTTTCTCCCGCGATAGCATGGCGTCCTGATTTCACCCGAACGAAATCGGCCAAGGAACCGAGCAAACAGGTTTTGGCGTGATTCCGATCCATCATCCGAACTCCTTTTTCAACATGCGCAGAGGGGCCGAATTGCCATGAAATTCCGGCCCATGCCCGCACCCATCCAGGACCAGCCCCACCGGCGCTACAACCCGCTCGCGGGCGAGTGGATTCTCGTGTCCCCGCACCGCACACAACGCCCCTGGCGGGGAAAGATGGAGACTGCCCCTGCGGTTCAACGCCCATCCTATGACCCGGACTGCTATCTTTGCCCGGGAAATCCAAGGGCGAACGGTGCGTCGAACCCGCAATACTCGGGCGTTTATGTATTCGACAACGACTTCAGCGCCCTCCTTCCGGAGACCCAGCCTTTTGTCGGTGGAGACCGCCCCTTCGTGCGCCAGGAAGCGGTGCAGGGTGTTTGCCGGGTGCTTTGTTTCTCGCCGCGCCATGATCTCACCCTGGCTTTGATGGGTGTTGAAGAGATCCTCCAGGTTGTGGAGATGTGGGCTGATCAGGTCCGGGAACTGGGGCGCCTCTACCGGTGGGCGCAGATATTCGAAAACAGGGGTGAGATCATGGGATGCTCCAACGCGCATCCTCACGGGCAATTGTGGGCTGCAAGTGCGCTCCCCAATGAACCCTTCAAAGAAGATATGCATCAGCGCGTCTTTCGGGACGAGTACGGGGCGGTCCTTCTTCTCGACTATCTTGAATTCGAAGAGGCCGAGCGCACCCGTGTGGTGGTCGACAATGACCATTGGACGGCACTGGTTCCATTCTGGGCGGTGTGGCCGTTTGAGACGATCCTGCTCCCGCGCCGCCACATCCATCGGATTACCGAGCTGATTGCCCCCGAGCGGCAGGCGTTGGCGGAGATCCTCAAACGCCTGCTCACCCGCTATGACAACCTGTTCAACATCTCTTTTCCCTATACCATGGGATGGCACGGCGCCCCGAGCGGCGCAGGCGACTGTTCTCATTGGCAGCTGCATGCACACTTCTATCCTCCGTTGCTCCGCTCCGCGACCGTGAAGAAATTCATGGTCGGCTACGAGATGCTTGCGGAACCGCAACGGGATATCACACCTGAAGCGGCAGCCGAGCGCCTGCAATCGCTGTCGGAAGTGCATTACACATCGATCCCGAAGGATTCAAAAAGATGACGAACGCTGTGCCTGGGACTCGGGTTCTCGCGCAGATCTACGCAGCTGACGGGATGACTCTTGCCAGGCAGACAGATCGGTGGGGAAGACTGCTCGGCCAATTCCGGCGCCGGTTCGGAGAGTCGGACGTTCATCTATTCAGCGCGCCCGGCAGGACAGAGATCTGCGGCAATCACACCGACCATAACCATGGAATGGTATTGGCGGCCGGGGTGGATCTGGATTCCATCGCGGTGGCGGCGCCGTCATCGGATGAAACGATTACGGTTTGCTCCGAGGGATATGGCCGGCCTTTTGTGGTGGCGCTCGAAGACCTCTCCGTTGTCGCTGCGGAGCGCGGTACGACGACTGCGTTGATCCGGGGCATCGCCTCCCGTTTCCGGGAACTCGGATATGCAGCCGGCGGTTTTCGCGCCTGCCTTGCGAGCGATGTGCCGGTGGGCTCAGGACTGTCCTCGTCAGCCTCCGTCGAAGTGCTCATCGCCACCATTTTGAATGCCCTGCATAACGGTACTCAGGTGGATGCCGAGCAGATCGCCTTGATCGGCCAGTTTGCCGAAAATGAGTATTTCGGAAAGCCCTGCGGTTTGATGGATCAGATTACCTGCGCGGTCGGCGGCATCGTAAAGATTGATTTCAACGATCCCGGTGCTCCCGTAGTGGAGAAGATCGCTTTTGACTTTGCGGCGTCGGGTTACAGCCTCCTCGTCGTCGACACCGGCGGCAGTCACGCGGACCTGACCGAGGACTATGCTTCGATTCCACGAGAGATGAAATGGGTGGCGGCGCGATTCGGCCGGGAGGTCTGCCGGCAAATCTCAGAACAGGAGCTATTGAACAACCTTGCCGGGCTCCGTGCCGGCGTCGGCGACCGGGCGATTCTGCGCGCCCTGCATTTCCTCAAGGAGAATCAGCGGGTCGATTTACAGGTGGCGGCGTTGAGGAACAAAGATATGCAGGGATTCCTGGAGTTGATCGAGGAGTCCGGGAATTCATCCTATCGGTGGCTGCAAAACTGCGTCAGCGCCCGGGCCGGGACCGAACAGGGAATTCCCCTGGCGTTGGCTCTGGCCGAGGGCTTTGTCCGGAGATGCGGCGGAGCTTGCCGCGTTCATGGCGGCGGATTTGCCGGCACCATCCAGGTCTTCATCCCCTGCGCGTGCGCGGACGAATTTCGCACGTTGATGGAATCGGCATTTGGATCAGGGTGCGTCAAAATCCTGCGGGTGCGCCCCCAAGGCGCGTTGGAATTGAAACCCGAGGACAGCAGGCAATGAAATCAGGACAATTGAAACCGCCAAGATGCCAAGGCGCCAAGACACCGAAATGTGAGGCTCCCGGCCTCGTGGAATCTTGGCGTCCTGGCGGCTCATGTTGTCAATTCTGTGCGCTAAGGTGACGGAAAGGAATTCTATGGTTACGCTTGGCCTAAGTCCTGTGGATTGGCTCATTATTGGCGTTTATTTCGCCTTCATCATCGGGCTCGGGGTTTATCTCAAGCGCTACACGAAGAGTCAGGAAGACTTCTTCATGGCGGGCAGGAAAAACAGCTCCTGGGTGGCGGGTCTGGCCTTTCTGTCGGCGAACCTGGGGGCTCTCGAACTGCTCGGCATGACCGGAAACACCTTTAAGTATGGGATGTATGTGGCGCATTTTTACTGGATCGGCGCCATTCCGGCGATGGTCTTTCTCGGCGTCTATATGATGCCGTTCTATTACAGCAGCCGGATCCACTCGGTGCCGGGGTATCTGAAACTGCGTTTCGATGAGAAGACGCGGGTGTTGAACGCGGTTGCGTTCGCCGGGATGACGCTCCTGGTGTCCGGGATCAATCTCTACGCGATGGCGCTGGTGCTGCACACCTTCGTGGGCTGGAACTGGGACGTCAGCATGTGGATTTCCGCAGGGACCGTGGCGGCATACGTCACCCTGAGCGGGCTCCTGTCTGCGATCTTTACCGAGATCATCCAGTTCTTCCTGATCTGGTTTGGCCTGTTTCTGGTGTCGGTCCTCGGCATTGTGGAGATCGGGGGCGTCAAGGAAGTTTTCGCGCGCATCCCGCCGTCCTTTGCCACGCTGTGGTCCACCTCGGCCGACCCGGCTCAAAACGGCATGGCCATCACCTGGGCCGGCATTGTTCTCGGCCTCGGGTTCGTGCTCTCGTTCGGCTATTGGACCACGGATTTTCTTGTGGTGCAGCGTGCCTTTTCGGCCCGCGACCTGCGCGCGGCGCGGATGACCCCGATCATTGCCTCCTTTTTCAAGATGGCGGTTCCGTTTCTTGTGATCATGGCGGGTCTGGTCGCCTGGGTTCTGGCCAACGATCCGAAAAGCGGTTTTTCCCTGTTGCGCGATGGCGGCCAGATCAACTTTGACTCTGCGTTACCGCTGCTGATTCAGCGGTACTATCCGACCGGTTTGATCGGCTTGGGGATCACAGCGCTGCTGGCCGGGTTCATGGCCGGGCAGGCTGGCAATGTCAGCGCCTTCAACACAGTCTGGACCTACGACATTTACAGGGCCTTGATCAATCCCAAGGCGTCGGACGAGCTGCTCCTGTGGATGGGAAGAGTGACCACGGTCGTCGGCATCATCCTCAGTGTAGGCACCGCGTATTGGGCCAAGAGTTTCCCCAGCATCATGGATTACATGCAGGCGATCTTTTCATGGGTGAATGCGCCCCTGTTCGCCACAATGTTGCTGGGCATGTTTGTCGTGTGGATCACGCCCAACGGCGCGTTCTGGGGGCTGCTAGCGGGCATGGGCTCATCCTTCACCCTCTTTCTTGCCGTCAAGTTTCAGTGGATCGATCCGGCCTCGATCACGCTATCCCCTACTGCGAGCGATATGGCCGCGAATTTCTGGCGGGCCTGGTGGGCGTGGGTGATCTGCTTCGTGGTCACGATCCTCGTCAGTGTGTTCACGCGCAAAAAGCCCGCGCAAGAGCTCGTCGGACTGGTGAAAGGGCTGACGGCAGAGAAGTCCCTGCAACCGGTTCCCTTCATCAAGACACCGGAATTCTATGGGATTGTGTCGGTTGCGATTCTGATCATCCTCAATATTTATTTCTGGTAGGGGCCTGATATGAAATCCATCTGGTACTTCGTCGGCTTGCTCCTCACTACGATGGGGGCCATCATCACCTTATCCGCAATATATTCGTTGGTGAACCCTCCGGCGGACACGAAGGTCCTCTCCCGGCTGCACCCGGACCTCTGGTGGGGGCTCTTCATGTTGGCCTTCGGGCTGGCCTTTGCCCTGCTTAACCGCCGCAAAATCGTTCGGTGATTCTCCGGAGTGCGGCGGCATGACGCTGCGTTCGAATTCCGCATCTGCCAAAGCAGGATCATGCCGCTGCACTCCGGAGCGCCGCTTCGCGACGCCGACCGTGGCGGATCGGTGTCATGGGAGCAATATGAAGCGCATCATCTGTTTGATCTTTATCCTGATGCTCGTTCTGGGAGAAGCGACATCGCAAACCAGACGCCATACGTTTACGCTCGGCGAAAAGGACTTTCTGCTTGACGGCAAGCCTTTCCAGATGATCAGCGGGGAAATGCACCCGGCGCGCATACCGAAGGAGTATTGGCGGCATCGCATCCAGATGGCCAAGGCGATGGGCTGCAATACCATCGCAGCTTACATCTTCTGGAATTATCACGAGAGCGCCCCCGGCCGGTTCGACTTCAAAACCGGTAACCATGACATCGCGGAGTTCGTCAGAACAGCGCAGCAGGAAGGGATGTGGGTGCTGTTT
This is a stretch of genomic DNA from Terriglobia bacterium. It encodes these proteins:
- a CDS encoding DUF5110 domain-containing protein codes for the protein MPIRALRRRVSSTVPLLALGPLLGIVLTAGQDPAPSDSIHAPQRVTSFEHINQEAVLKCDAGVLIIKPYADNIIQIRYFPGPEKTALPLWGFSASPSNPKYRVDATVGSLRLSTAQLTASVDRKTAQITFLDQKQNVLLSSRRYHLKDARVSGEDTFNVHAEFVAPDDEAYYGLGQHGNGWMDHRGETVRLWHDYQPAEGEAVAVPFLVTNRKYGLVFDNPSKTTVTPGKTGVTTWDAEVGDALSYFVIYGNTTDDIYKGYRFLTGVTPLPPKSALGYIQAKLGSKTQDELLQVARKYREKGYPADMLAINLGEMGIDDKQWSDPRSMNAELDRLGFKLMISCWPRIQLGSSQFDTLEAMGCLGNDKDGKPAQDTRSALIDTTKPSCASWFWNNIQENYAAKGFTSWWLDGNQSDLIPSALVFNAGMGARILNLFPLMQAKAVYEGHRHDAKERCLILSRGAYLGAQQYGTTFGSSDTSPQWEALKRQIPAGLNMTASGLAYWSSAVGGGYPPLASSGSSARDEYSELYIRWFEYGAFCPTFRAHGSIPENEVWSFGEGVERILAKYLRLRYRLLPYIYSLAHSVTETGAPFMRALFMDFPQDPEVRNLKDEYMFGPAFLVAPMVEKGRAGREVYLPKGSAWYDYWTGRKFAGGQRLFADAPLDLLPLFVRAGSIIPHGNDIPNTRAEQKELELWVYAGADAQFDLYQDDGLTYEYEKGKYSLAQIRWNETTQKLTIGGDDRKLFSRPQDKWLKVVR
- a CDS encoding UDP-glucose--hexose-1-phosphate uridylyltransferase, giving the protein MPAPIQDQPHRRYNPLAGEWILVSPHRTQRPWRGKMETAPAVQRPSYDPDCYLCPGNPRANGASNPQYSGVYVFDNDFSALLPETQPFVGGDRPFVRQEAVQGVCRVLCFSPRHDLTLALMGVEEILQVVEMWADQVRELGRLYRWAQIFENRGEIMGCSNAHPHGQLWAASALPNEPFKEDMHQRVFRDEYGAVLLLDYLEFEEAERTRVVVDNDHWTALVPFWAVWPFETILLPRRHIHRITELIAPERQALAEILKRLLTRYDNLFNISFPYTMGWHGAPSGAGDCSHWQLHAHFYPPLLRSATVKKFMVGYEMLAEPQRDITPEAAAERLQSLSEVHYTSIPKDSKR
- a CDS encoding galactokinase, with the translated sequence MTNAVPGTRVLAQIYAADGMTLARQTDRWGRLLGQFRRRFGESDVHLFSAPGRTEICGNHTDHNHGMVLAAGVDLDSIAVAAPSSDETITVCSEGYGRPFVVALEDLSVVAAERGTTTALIRGIASRFRELGYAAGGFRACLASDVPVGSGLSSSASVEVLIATILNALHNGTQVDAEQIALIGQFAENEYFGKPCGLMDQITCAVGGIVKIDFNDPGAPVVEKIAFDFAASGYSLLVVDTGGSHADLTEDYASIPREMKWVAARFGREVCRQISEQELLNNLAGLRAGVGDRAILRALHFLKENQRVDLQVAALRNKDMQGFLELIEESGNSSYRWLQNCVSARAGTEQGIPLALALAEGFVRRCGGACRVHGGGFAGTIQVFIPCACADEFRTLMESAFGSGCVKILRVRPQGALELKPEDSRQ
- a CDS encoding sodium:solute symporter family protein; its protein translation is MVTLGLSPVDWLIIGVYFAFIIGLGVYLKRYTKSQEDFFMAGRKNSSWVAGLAFLSANLGALELLGMTGNTFKYGMYVAHFYWIGAIPAMVFLGVYMMPFYYSSRIHSVPGYLKLRFDEKTRVLNAVAFAGMTLLVSGINLYAMALVLHTFVGWNWDVSMWISAGTVAAYVTLSGLLSAIFTEIIQFFLIWFGLFLVSVLGIVEIGGVKEVFARIPPSFATLWSTSADPAQNGMAITWAGIVLGLGFVLSFGYWTTDFLVVQRAFSARDLRAARMTPIIASFFKMAVPFLVIMAGLVAWVLANDPKSGFSLLRDGGQINFDSALPLLIQRYYPTGLIGLGITALLAGFMAGQAGNVSAFNTVWTYDIYRALINPKASDELLLWMGRVTTVVGIILSVGTAYWAKSFPSIMDYMQAIFSWVNAPLFATMLLGMFVVWITPNGAFWGLLAGMGSSFTLFLAVKFQWIDPASITLSPTASDMAANFWRAWWAWVICFVVTILVSVFTRKKPAQELVGLVKGLTAEKSLQPVPFIKTPEFYGIVSVAILIILNIYFW